GGTTTCATTCGTGGCGCGAAATCTGAGGCTAGCTTGACGTAACGCTCGGATGGGGGAAGGGAGAGGTCGATGCGATACGTGGGGATGGGatcatcctcctccatcgCAGAATCGGCCACCAGTATTGAGCGGCGTGATGCCATACTGGAGTTTGGGTGTTTGAAGTGTCTCAGTTTGTGCggcggagaggaagaaacagGGAGGTTCGTTCTCTGTGGGTTGGATAATGGTGGTTTCTTTAGCCTGTTCAGATTCACGTTCAGAACAGGCAGCAATGCAGCGGTTGTGAGACGGATGACTCAGGTGTTAAAGCTATTGGGCCTAATCAGGCATTTCCTTTCAGCTGCCGAAGTTGTGATTTGCTCTCTATAAATGTTGAGAGAAGGTTCTTGGATGTTTTGTACAGTTGGGTGGGGAGATTAAGTTgtaaataaacttaaaaacAGTTGATCCTCACTACATCATTAATCTTGCTAACTTGGCGACAGCCGTTTCGCCTTCGCTGGAGATATCCCCTTTCTAACGAAGATtgacagaaaaaaaaaacttttgaATTACCAGTGACACGGCGTCTAGCATATCTCATAAAATCGTGCCAAAACAACGTATGCCCATCATCTCACTCCCTCTGCCTTCGCTCCCTCCATTTTGGTGTAGTATACATACATGAGCTGCCCATTCTATCAAAATTCTATATTTCCCCCAAAATGCCgctttcttttgcccttcTAAAATATTTGATAATTAAAGAGAGAGCAATTAATTCTACTGCTCCTGTCTCAGCGGCCCGCCGCCAAATTCTACACCCCGCAGACCCAGCATCCTCTTGATTCCTAGCCATAGCTCAAACGCCTCCAGCTTGAGCTCTACCCTGACGAAGCCGATCCAGGCGGTCAAAGCGCGCATCACGTTCGGGGGCCAGAGCATCGATCCGCTGCTGACAATgtcctcgagctgctcgTGGAAGACGGTCCGGGTGCAGTATCGCGCGAGGATCATAAAAGTGCGAATGGGGCCCTGGCTGGTGTGGAGGTTTTCATCCAGGCTGCGCGTCAAGTCATTGGTcttgaggatgagaagaatgatGCGGGGAACTCGACCAAGCATCTGAACAAGGTCGACGATGAGTCCTTCCTGCAGGGCACCGCTCATGTTCTGCTCTTCGTCCGCACTTCGGGTCTTGAGGATGGAGCCTTCTTTGCTGACGATGCTAAAGTCGCGGCCCGTGATGGCGGAGGCGAAGAGGGGGAAATCTTCTTCGCTGATGCCGGCCACCTCGTGGGCGTACTTCTTCATCCGGTCCATGTCTCCATCAATTACGGCAAGCCACATCTTGGCGTAAGAACGCCTAAGGGGGAGAGGAATGTCGCGATACAGGCCGTGGTCGTAGAGGATAATGTCAAAGTTGGGACCACGGCCAAGACCGCGGCGGGTGGTGTTTTTGCGGATGGCGAGGTTGCCGCCGTGAGGGTCGCAGTGCAGAGGAGCGCCGTCGCCGAAAATCATCTCGTTGAAGATGCGTGCCAGCGTTGCCGACACCTCATCACGATCAATGCCATTCTTGTCCAAGTATTCGAGATCATCTGGTCGCCGGCCGGATTCGCAAGCCATGACAAGAATGCGCTTCTTCGCCCACATGACCTCGGGAATGACAAGAGGCAGCATGGGGAGTTTGGCGAAATGCGCCTTCATGCGACGGGCGTTTTCGGCCTCCTCCCTGAAGTCGAGCTCCTTGGGCAGAGACACATCCATTTCTGACGATAGCCACTCGAGGTCATATTCGGGGAAGAACCGCTTGAGCGTCGAGAAGGTGTATCTGGTGAGAGCGAGATCGAGAGGTGCCCAAGCTTCCAATTCAGGGTGCTGAACCTTGACGGCCACTTTGCGCCCGGTGTCTTTCAAGGTTGCCAGGTGGACTTGCGCAAGTGAGGCGGCGCCAATTGGTTCTTCGGAGAATTCAGAAAAGTAGTCCCAGAGATCCTCGTTGGTGTCCTTCCGGAACATATCCTGGATGGACGCAAAAGAAGAGACGGGGCATTTGTCTTGCAAGGGTATAAACGTTGTCGTCCACTCAGGAGGTAAAAGGTAGTTCATGGCACTCTGTGACCGGCATGTTAGTCGTTTCTTGTCCGATTGGATGTTTACCAGGGTGGTTGAGTTGTCTTCTTACCAGGTGTTGTCCGAGCTTGATAAAGATGCCGCCATTCTTCTCCAACACCTTGAGGGTTCGCTCGGCGCATCGCTTGTGACATGCCTTGAGTATCTCATCTTGCCGTTCCTTGTCATCAAGCGTGGCCTTTGAGTTTAGGGTCGTCCGGTAACTATCCAGTCCAAGTTAGCCCACCGCCGACCAGCCGCAACGTGTCTCCTCCCTTGCTTCGAGACAGAGCGAATGCGCCACTCACTCATTGATGCAGACCGCCAACGCAGCAACGACTCTGCCAGTTCTCTCCGCGGCCTCGTAGCTGTTCTTGATCTCGTCGGTAAAGGCCAGCGCCGCCGTACCAGCCGCTGCTCCGGTCGATGCGAACAGAATCAGCCTGGCATTGGGCCCAGACTTTGCACCGCCATTTGCAtgtgacgacgacgactgGCCCGAGACAAATCGTCGCGCGATAAACTGTCGAGGCGGTTTAGTGCGAGCCAATTGAACGCGACAAGTCGAGCAAGTCCATGTTTGTGTTCGGTTACCGATGCGGGCCGTCGCAAAGGTCGATTTAGAAAAGACGTTCATTTGTGGTGCCGAGGGGGCTCGTTTCAAAGTCGTCGACCGCAGTTCGGCATTATAGTATCgtggcaaaaaaaaaaaagacgagagaAAATGGTATTACATAAAGCGCCTGCCTTTCGCTTCGGAGAGAatcaaaggaaagaagaaataaaaaaataaataaaaacaatTCAGGCGCTTTTGGCGACTATCATGGCGCAATACCGagcaaggaggaagagggaaaaaaaaataggaGACGGACTTTTGTTGGGAGACCCTTGGATTTTGCGGTGGATATTTTGGCGGCTttcgacgacatcatcaccagattttgctgctgggcgcTGATTCGCCGGTCCATTATCGGCCCTGCTGATCTCGGAATTGCGACCACGCCAGAGGCGCATCATTAGCGACACGTGACTGCGCGCCTGTGTACCGCGTCTCGAGGCGTGTTGAAGTTGCCTCCAATTAATGGGCCGAAACATTCATAGTATTTCTTTATACTACCACTACTATATTATATCATATCATACAAATGGAGATTTCGACTCTGTGAAACCAGCCAGCACTCTATTGAATTGACTATACTGTTGGTTAGAACACTCTTGACCAAACCAAGACTCTTGGTTACACGGGACTGGACTCTCACTCTGCGTCCTTTCACTTCATGCAAACCTCGCCAGACAAAGCCGCTccaagcaaaagcaacatGCTCTCCTTCACCCCAAAGCCAGTACATTCGTGGGACAACCGTCCTGCCGTCTCTTCCCCTCTATCATCATCCCCGGTCCGCGCCTCATCGCCTCTCTCAGCTGATGAGCAACCGGCGTGCAACCCTCGCCAGGTCCAGTCTTCACCCATTCGGCCTATCAATTTCAAGTACCAAGCACGTCCTGCGCGACCAAACCCCGTCATGAGGAGACGAGAAGAGGCGCAAGAGCAGAGGCGGAGGAACTTTTTGCAAAATGTTCGCCAAAAGGCCGAAGACAAGTCCTGGCAGAGGAGGGACATTGAGGGCCAAGTAAGCATCCGGAAATCAACGCCGCCGTGTTGTGGATGGGGCACTGACAAACTGCGATAGTTTCTGAAAACAAATTGGCTTGCCAATGTCGGCCGTCTGTCTTATGACGCGCCTTCGTTCTCCGAGGCCGATATCGAAGATGCCATGGCCTTCTCCCAGGAGGCTGAGCAGTCGCAGATGGACGACGACACGATCCCAGAGGAACtcgtggaagaagagcacaTGCTTACGTCTTACGAAGAGGAAGTATTGGCCCGTCGAGGGTCACAGCTTCCAACGCTGGTTGAGGATAGTGATGAGTACGACGACATTTTTGCCGAGCTCATCTCGAAAGAGGGACAGTtttcacagcagcagcagcagcaatcttCACAACCTTCAAGTCAGATGGatattgattgattgattgttTAGGTCAGCGTCATCTTGTCTAGTAACGTTGAATGGTCAAGACGCAGGTCAATTGGCGATATGGAGTTTTGGTAATCATCTCGGGACTCTCGGAAGAGTCTTTTCACTGGCGTTGGATCGGTATACGGTGAAATGTGCTTGCATTTAGATTGCGCACTATGGGTATATGTATAAATGTGCGTGTATATAGTATGGGTGCGCCACGGCTACATGTCAATAATTTATTGCGGAGTGCACTGGTCTTCTGTCGCGTTGAATGCTTCCTGGGCAGAGGCCATATCCCCAACCAGGTCTGACGGCGGCGACCCTGCCGCTTGCATCTATGATTTGTTAGTTGCATGGCTATTAGAGAGGATGTGAAGAAGTCGAAGCTCACCCTTTGCATCCTGTCCACAATGTATTCCCTGTCCTTCGCGTTGGAGTCCGAGTAGGTGGGCTCGTTGAATTTGgccacaatctcctccacAATCGTCTTTTGCTCCATATATCTCTTCAAGTCGTCGGCGGGCACCGagtccttgttcttggcaaGCCAAGCAGGGAACTTGTCATGTAGCTCCTTCATCGGCTCGTACAGAATCTCCTTGTTTGTCAGCTGCTCCATCATGCCCATGAGCATCTTAGAGAAGTCCTCTTCGCTGCCGCCGGCAAACTCGCCAGCCGTAAGCTGCTTGAGCATCTCGGCCAAGAAGTCGTCCTCGCCacccgctgccgctgccgcgGTAGCCTGGTCGCCAGACGACTGCATGCGCTCCATGGTACGACGGATCGTGTCTTGGAACGCCGCACCACTGGGACCCTCAGCAGCTGGCTGAGAAGGCTTCGCTGCGGCGGCGGGGGCAGCGGCGGGAGCACTCGTAGAGGCACCTGCAGTAGTGCTCGCCGTGGTGTTCGCAGCGGTGCCTGCAGTGGTGCTTGCGACGGCTGggcttttgtctttgctgctggtttgctgctcttcttcatcagcctcaAAGTCTGCGCCCATCTCGGCGCCCATCTGCTTGAACATCTCTTCAAACTGAGCTTGTAGTTCGGGCTGTTGGAACAAATTCGGTGTCAGTACCACGTATACGGCTGGCAGAGGGCAAAAGGCGACATACGGATTGCTCCAAGTTGGCCAACAGACCAGCTATGCCTGCCTGCATCCTCTTGGtgacttcttcctctgacATATTCTCGTAGTCTAgatcagcagcctcctctccctcctttaACGTGTTGTCGTTGATCATCTCCTGCCGGACAGCTTTGAAGCCGTCGAGTAGCTCTAGACATTGTTCAAGTCAGAATACAGGTCCACAGCCAATTGGAAAGCTTCGGGAAGCAGGAATAGCAACCGTACCGTCGAGATCATCCAggtcttcttcatctggatcGGGGACATCGTCGTCTAGATCGTCCGACACAGTGGCCGCAGGcggtgctgccgctgccggtgccgcgggtgctgctggctggACATTCTCTTGCTTTGCCCCCGTCTCTTCCCGCTTCGCCGTATCTGCCGCGTCAGACGGAGAGCTCATGGTGCTTCGCTATCACGATCGAATGCTGTCGACGCAAGAAGCTACAGGCGCAAGATTCGGTATTCTCGAGGTTTGGTCAAATAGCTGCGGCGCTAATGGAGGGGGTAATAGCGTGTACAAGGGCCGGGAAATGCAGGGAAGAGGTCGCAGCTCGGTTCGCTTCCTGGAGGGAAttgcaagaagaaggcaaagaaaaatCGAATGCCGGTATGATGGTAACACCAGCAGTATCCAAAACAGAAAGGGTGTGGCTGTTGCAAGGTCTGGAAAAGGATAATGTAGCCTTGCGCGCCGACAGCTCGTGTCTATAAAGTTACAAGCCCGGCCCGTGCTTGGTGACATGCAGCCGTCTTAAG
This genomic stretch from Trichoderma breve strain T069 chromosome 1, whole genome shotgun sequence harbors:
- a CDS encoding ABC1 family domain-containing protein, producing the protein MNVFSKSTFATARIGNRTQTWTCSTCRVQLARTKPPRQFIARRFVSGQSSSSHANGGAKSGPNARLILFASTGAAAGTAALAFTDEIKNSYEAAERTGRVVAALAVCINDYRTTLNSKATLDDKERQDEILKACHKRCAERTLKVLEKNGGIFIKLGQHLSAMNYLLPPEWTTTFIPLQDKCPVSSFASIQDMFRKDTNEDLWDYFSEFSEEPIGAASLAQVHLATLKDTGRKVAVKVQHPELEAWAPLDLALTRYTFSTLKRFFPEYDLEWLSSEMDVSLPKELDFREEAENARRMKAHFAKLPMLPLVIPEVMWAKKRILVMACESGRRPDDLEYLDKNGIDRDEVSATLARIFNEMIFGDGAPLHCDPHGGNLAIRKNTTRRGLGRGPNFDIILYDHGLYRDIPLPLRRSYAKMWLAVIDGDMDRMKKYAHEVAGISEEDFPLFASAITGRDFSIVSKEGSILKTRSADEEQNMSGALQEGLIVDLVQMLGRVPRIILLILKTNDLTRSLDENLHTSQGPIRTFMILARYCTRTVFHEQLEDIVSSGSMLWPPNVMRALTAWIGFVRVELKLEAFELWLGIKRMLGLRGVEFGGGPLRQEQ
- a CDS encoding pex19 protein family domain-containing protein; its protein translation is MSSPSDAADTAKREETGAKQENVQPAAPAAPAAAAPPAATVSDDLDDDVPDPDEEDLDDLDELLDGFKAVRQEMINDNTLKEGEEAADLDYENMSEEEVTKRMQAGIAGLLANLEQSPELQAQFEEMFKQMGAEMGADFEADEEEQQTSSKDKSPAVASTTAGTAANTTASTTAGASTSAPAAAPAAAAKPSQPAAEGPSGAAFQDTIRRTMERMQSSGDQATAAAAAGGEDDFLAEMLKQLTAGEFAGGSEEDFSKMLMGMMEQLTNKEILYEPMKELHDKFPAWLAKNKDSVPADDLKRYMEQKTIVEEIVAKFNEPTYSDSNAKDREYIVDRMQRMQAAGSPPSDLVGDMASAQEAFNATEDQCTPQ